In one window of Nothobranchius furzeri strain GRZ-AD chromosome 11, NfurGRZ-RIMD1, whole genome shotgun sequence DNA:
- the si:ch211-106k21.5 gene encoding leucine-rich repeat, immunoglobulin-like domain and transmembrane domain-containing protein 3 isoform X1, which yields MLQLWVEALLPERKYQLTFSAEMFFHWTLLLGLTLQLKTGPVCGCVCSPATTLSQFPLEVPADVCCLNYSRSAFGLLLWSVFTNETNLEMLDLSSCNISFIQGNNKQVSALQKVYLERNRLRRLPDQFLAAQPNLTEVNLSENLLQELPGGFLQDSSSLQSLNLQGNQLRSLPGSLLLLPSLQRLELDGNQWECSCLLLEGLEAGRQVNRTQKLQNVVRNLTCSSPRHLTGRSVWSVSLTDVCRPAGLTALFIVLPLLILSALLLCWCCGRKRKKKETPTFSTSKKRAPSSSYPGHKHPSKPQPPAAEQVKAGDARKEGILKNQLLLRPASELLGSTRDIYEEVEIKMGSVESLPQASSWRSSSTEDKQVSQEPEGAGKTEMDSVSVTEVMKDSADREKAYLTQSTEYYSLVPGIELEDSDHGEYESINL from the coding sequence AGATGTTTTTCCACTGGACTCTGCTGCTGGGTCTCACCTTGCAGTTAAAGACCGGACCAGTTTGTGGATGTGTCTGTTCACCGGCCACCACGCTGTCCCAGTTCCCCTTGGAGGTTCCTGCTGATGTCTGCTGCTTGAACTACTCCCGCTCTGCTTTTGGGCTCCTGCTCTGGTCCGTGTTTACAAATGAGACGAATTTAGAGATGCTGGATCTGTCCAGCTGTAACATCAGCTTTATTCAAGGTAACAACAAACAGGTGTCTGCCCTGCAGAAGGTTTACCTGGAGCGGAACAGACTGAGACGGTTACCGGACCAGTTTCTTGCTGCTCAGCCCAATCTGACTGAGGTGAATCTGAGTGAGAACCTTCTCCAGGAGCTTCCTGGTGGATTCCTCCAGGACTCCTCCAGCCTCCAGAGCTTGAATCTACAGGGGAACCAGCTACGCTCCTTACCTGGCAGTTTACTGCTGCTACCCAGTCTACAGAGACTAGAGCTGGATGGGAACCAGTGGGAATGCTCCTGTTTGTTACTGGAAGGTCTGGAGGCGGGCAGGCAGGTTAACAGGACCCAAAAACTCCAGAATGTGGTGAGGAACCTGACCTGCTCCTCTCCTCGCCACCTCACCGGCAGGTCCGTGTGGTCAGTGAGCCTTACTGACGTGTGTCGCCCAGCTGGCCTCACGGCGCTCTTCATCGTGCTCCCCCTCCTCATCCTCTCTGCCTTGCTGCTCTGTTGGTGCTGTggcaggaagaggaagaagaaggaaaCTCCTACATTCAGCACTTCCAAAAAGAGGGCTCCCAGCTCCAGCTACCCTGGCCACAAACATCCCAGCAAGCCTCAGCCTCCCGCTGCTGAGCAGGTCAAAGCAGGAGATGCTAGGAAAGAGGGGATCCTGAAGAACCAGCTGCTGCTCCGCCCGGCCTCAGAGCTCCTGGGCAGCACCAGGGACATCTACGAGGAGGTGGAGATCAAGATGGGCTCGGTGGAGTCTCTTCCACAAGCCTCCTCGTGGCGCTCCAGCTCCACAGAGGACAAGCAGGTGTCCCAGGAGCCTGAGGGGGCGGGTAAGACAGAAATGGACTCAGTCAGCGTGACAGAAGTGATGAAAGACTCGGCTGATAGAGAGAAAGCTTATCTGACCCAGTCCACCGAGTACTACAGCCTGGTTCCGGGTATCGAACTGGAGGACTCGGACCACGGAGAATACGAGAGCATTAACCTCTGA
- the si:ch211-106k21.5 gene encoding leucine-rich repeat, immunoglobulin-like domain and transmembrane domain-containing protein 3 isoform X2, translated as MLEPSITREQHAAAVEMFFHWTLLLGLTLQLKTGPVCGCVCSPATTLSQFPLEVPADVCCLNYSRSAFGLLLWSVFTNETNLEMLDLSSCNISFIQGNNKQVSALQKVYLERNRLRRLPDQFLAAQPNLTEVNLSENLLQELPGGFLQDSSSLQSLNLQGNQLRSLPGSLLLLPSLQRLELDGNQWECSCLLLEGLEAGRQVNRTQKLQNVVRNLTCSSPRHLTGRSVWSVSLTDVCRPAGLTALFIVLPLLILSALLLCWCCGRKRKKKETPTFSTSKKRAPSSSYPGHKHPSKPQPPAAEQVKAGDARKEGILKNQLLLRPASELLGSTRDIYEEVEIKMGSVESLPQASSWRSSSTEDKQVSQEPEGAGKTEMDSVSVTEVMKDSADREKAYLTQSTEYYSLVPGIELEDSDHGEYESINL; from the coding sequence AGATGTTTTTCCACTGGACTCTGCTGCTGGGTCTCACCTTGCAGTTAAAGACCGGACCAGTTTGTGGATGTGTCTGTTCACCGGCCACCACGCTGTCCCAGTTCCCCTTGGAGGTTCCTGCTGATGTCTGCTGCTTGAACTACTCCCGCTCTGCTTTTGGGCTCCTGCTCTGGTCCGTGTTTACAAATGAGACGAATTTAGAGATGCTGGATCTGTCCAGCTGTAACATCAGCTTTATTCAAGGTAACAACAAACAGGTGTCTGCCCTGCAGAAGGTTTACCTGGAGCGGAACAGACTGAGACGGTTACCGGACCAGTTTCTTGCTGCTCAGCCCAATCTGACTGAGGTGAATCTGAGTGAGAACCTTCTCCAGGAGCTTCCTGGTGGATTCCTCCAGGACTCCTCCAGCCTCCAGAGCTTGAATCTACAGGGGAACCAGCTACGCTCCTTACCTGGCAGTTTACTGCTGCTACCCAGTCTACAGAGACTAGAGCTGGATGGGAACCAGTGGGAATGCTCCTGTTTGTTACTGGAAGGTCTGGAGGCGGGCAGGCAGGTTAACAGGACCCAAAAACTCCAGAATGTGGTGAGGAACCTGACCTGCTCCTCTCCTCGCCACCTCACCGGCAGGTCCGTGTGGTCAGTGAGCCTTACTGACGTGTGTCGCCCAGCTGGCCTCACGGCGCTCTTCATCGTGCTCCCCCTCCTCATCCTCTCTGCCTTGCTGCTCTGTTGGTGCTGTggcaggaagaggaagaagaaggaaaCTCCTACATTCAGCACTTCCAAAAAGAGGGCTCCCAGCTCCAGCTACCCTGGCCACAAACATCCCAGCAAGCCTCAGCCTCCCGCTGCTGAGCAGGTCAAAGCAGGAGATGCTAGGAAAGAGGGGATCCTGAAGAACCAGCTGCTGCTCCGCCCGGCCTCAGAGCTCCTGGGCAGCACCAGGGACATCTACGAGGAGGTGGAGATCAAGATGGGCTCGGTGGAGTCTCTTCCACAAGCCTCCTCGTGGCGCTCCAGCTCCACAGAGGACAAGCAGGTGTCCCAGGAGCCTGAGGGGGCGGGTAAGACAGAAATGGACTCAGTCAGCGTGACAGAAGTGATGAAAGACTCGGCTGATAGAGAGAAAGCTTATCTGACCCAGTCCACCGAGTACTACAGCCTGGTTCCGGGTATCGAACTGGAGGACTCGGACCACGGAGAATACGAGAGCATTAACCTCTGA
- the si:ch211-106k21.5 gene encoding peroxidasin isoform X3 — MFFHWTLLLGLTLQLKTGPVCGCVCSPATTLSQFPLEVPADVCCLNYSRSAFGLLLWSVFTNETNLEMLDLSSCNISFIQGNNKQVSALQKVYLERNRLRRLPDQFLAAQPNLTEVNLSENLLQELPGGFLQDSSSLQSLNLQGNQLRSLPGSLLLLPSLQRLELDGNQWECSCLLLEGLEAGRQVNRTQKLQNVVRNLTCSSPRHLTGRSVWSVSLTDVCRPAGLTALFIVLPLLILSALLLCWCCGRKRKKKETPTFSTSKKRAPSSSYPGHKHPSKPQPPAAEQVKAGDARKEGILKNQLLLRPASELLGSTRDIYEEVEIKMGSVESLPQASSWRSSSTEDKQVSQEPEGAGKTEMDSVSVTEVMKDSADREKAYLTQSTEYYSLVPGIELEDSDHGEYESINL; from the coding sequence ATGTTTTTCCACTGGACTCTGCTGCTGGGTCTCACCTTGCAGTTAAAGACCGGACCAGTTTGTGGATGTGTCTGTTCACCGGCCACCACGCTGTCCCAGTTCCCCTTGGAGGTTCCTGCTGATGTCTGCTGCTTGAACTACTCCCGCTCTGCTTTTGGGCTCCTGCTCTGGTCCGTGTTTACAAATGAGACGAATTTAGAGATGCTGGATCTGTCCAGCTGTAACATCAGCTTTATTCAAGGTAACAACAAACAGGTGTCTGCCCTGCAGAAGGTTTACCTGGAGCGGAACAGACTGAGACGGTTACCGGACCAGTTTCTTGCTGCTCAGCCCAATCTGACTGAGGTGAATCTGAGTGAGAACCTTCTCCAGGAGCTTCCTGGTGGATTCCTCCAGGACTCCTCCAGCCTCCAGAGCTTGAATCTACAGGGGAACCAGCTACGCTCCTTACCTGGCAGTTTACTGCTGCTACCCAGTCTACAGAGACTAGAGCTGGATGGGAACCAGTGGGAATGCTCCTGTTTGTTACTGGAAGGTCTGGAGGCGGGCAGGCAGGTTAACAGGACCCAAAAACTCCAGAATGTGGTGAGGAACCTGACCTGCTCCTCTCCTCGCCACCTCACCGGCAGGTCCGTGTGGTCAGTGAGCCTTACTGACGTGTGTCGCCCAGCTGGCCTCACGGCGCTCTTCATCGTGCTCCCCCTCCTCATCCTCTCTGCCTTGCTGCTCTGTTGGTGCTGTggcaggaagaggaagaagaaggaaaCTCCTACATTCAGCACTTCCAAAAAGAGGGCTCCCAGCTCCAGCTACCCTGGCCACAAACATCCCAGCAAGCCTCAGCCTCCCGCTGCTGAGCAGGTCAAAGCAGGAGATGCTAGGAAAGAGGGGATCCTGAAGAACCAGCTGCTGCTCCGCCCGGCCTCAGAGCTCCTGGGCAGCACCAGGGACATCTACGAGGAGGTGGAGATCAAGATGGGCTCGGTGGAGTCTCTTCCACAAGCCTCCTCGTGGCGCTCCAGCTCCACAGAGGACAAGCAGGTGTCCCAGGAGCCTGAGGGGGCGGGTAAGACAGAAATGGACTCAGTCAGCGTGACAGAAGTGATGAAAGACTCGGCTGATAGAGAGAAAGCTTATCTGACCCAGTCCACCGAGTACTACAGCCTGGTTCCGGGTATCGAACTGGAGGACTCGGACCACGGAGAATACGAGAGCATTAACCTCTGA